Part of the Roseofilum capinflatum BLCC-M114 genome is shown below.
CCGGTCATACCAAAGCCCATATTGCCTACTACTTCCCTCCAGAAAGCTCCAGCGAACCCGGAAACCTCTTCTGTGGAGACACCCTATTTGCCGGTGGATGTGGTCGCCTCTTTGAAGGAACCCCAGCCCAAATGGTTAATTCTCTGAGCAAATTAAGAGCGCTTCCCGACAACACCCAAATTTGGTGCGCCCACGAATACACCCTTAACAACCTCAAATTTGCCCTAACGGTAGATGGAAATAACCCCAAATTACAAGAGAGATTTGCCAGCGTCAAGGAAGCGAGGCAAAACAACCAACCCACCGTCCCCTCCCTCCTCGGTCTAGAAAAACTCACCAACCCCTTCCTCCGTTGGGATCAGCCCAGTTTACAAGCGGCTGCTGACAGCACAGATCCTGTGCAAACCTTTAGTCGCATTCGCGGGAAAAAAGACCTGTTTTAGAACTTGAGGCGATCCTAGAATTGCGATCGCCCCCAAAGTCCGATATAATAAAAGACTTTGATCCAACTTAGCCCACTCAAGAAAACCCAACTCATTATGAGCAAAAGAGTACAAATCGTATTAAACAAAGATGTAAGCAAACTCGGCAAATCTGGCGATGTCGTAGAAGTAGCCCGTGGTTATGCCCGTAACTATCTCATCCCCCAAGGTGTTGCCTTACGAGCCACCCCAGGCATCCTCAAACAAGTCG
Proteins encoded:
- the gloB gene encoding hydroxyacylglutathione hydrolase produces the protein MQVYRLPALSDNYIFVLHDRHLNQAAVVDPAQAAPVLECLEKLGADLIAILNTHHHSDHVGGNQQLMKRYPQLQVYGGAVDRGRIPGQHFFLEDGDRPTILGQEAQIFFVPGHTKAHIAYYFPPESSSEPGNLFCGDTLFAGGCGRLFEGTPAQMVNSLSKLRALPDNTQIWCAHEYTLNNLKFALTVDGNNPKLQERFASVKEARQNNQPTVPSLLGLEKLTNPFLRWDQPSLQAAADSTDPVQTFSRIRGKKDLF